One segment of Paramormyrops kingsleyae isolate MSU_618 chromosome 8, PKINGS_0.4, whole genome shotgun sequence DNA contains the following:
- the tmem88bl gene encoding transmembrane protein 88 has translation MCGMGVDLEESSSGEEEKDQAEYGMGEGVRMLLPPPPAHSEEGAWGARRGPAACLAWGAGLVLWNVGVATACLLVLAAVFALVLLPVALLLYAGFLCHSRVMNSQASLCQYLEDNSCSALIILGFVMMSPLVVVAAATFCGLARRLRLFLLFQPIARACYRGERCWVWGGDVRAWV, from the exons ATGTGCGGCATGGGCGTGGACTTGGAGGAGAGCAGCTCAGGCGAGGAGGAGAAGGACCAGGCGGAGTACGGGATGGGGGAGGGTGTGAGGATGCTGCTGCCCCCGCCCCCGGCGCACAGCGAGGAGGGCGCCTGGGGTGCCCGCCGGGGACCCGCCGCCTGCCTGgcctggggggcggggctggtgCTGTGGAATGTGGGCGTGGCCACGGCCTGCCTGCTGGTCCTGGCCGCCGTGTTCGCCCTGGTGCTGCTGCCCGTCGCGCTGCTGCTCTACGCCGGCTTCCTCTGCCACTCACGC GTCATGAACTCTCAAGCCAGTCTCTGCCAGTACCTGGAAGACAACAGCTGCTCTGCTCTCATAATCCTGGGttttgtgatgatgtcaccactggTGGTGGTCGCTGCGGCGACCTTCTGTGGCTTGGCACGCAGGCTCCGCCTCTTCCTGCTCTTCCAGCCCATCGCACGCGCTTGTTACCGTGGAGAGAGGTGCTGGGTCTGGGGTGGAGATGTTAGGGCCTGGGTGTAG